The Hypomesus transpacificus isolate Combined female unplaced genomic scaffold, fHypTra1 scaffold_61, whole genome shotgun sequence genomic sequence ATTTTTCCATCAGCGCAAACGGATAGACTGCAACAGAGAAGAACACAAACTCACAGAAATGAAGGAGTCTTGAGCCATCTTCCACCGCCTGGTTGGTTAGGGAACACGTCTTCCAGGAAAAAGTATACATGACCTACAGCAATACCTTAAGGAGGAGGGTAAGCTAAAGTCAACCATCCTCAACACAAACAGAGGCATTTTATCACATTGAATAGACAGTACAATTGGTTTGCAATGATGCGAGGCCAATGGGAGGGATGTAAATTGCAACCGGTACCTAGTAGATCCACAATGATGGAGTTGCCCAGTAACAAAGAGAATCCCATCAGAACCCAGGGGAGGAAAGGTGCCTGGAAGTTCAGCAGGCCAAAGAAGTTCATGCGGACATTGGGATTACGTCTGCTCCACACGTACACTAGCATGATGGTAAAGGCTTGACCCAAGAACACAAGACTCACAAAAGTGCCAAATATCTGTGATGAAATTAAGAAGATTAATGTGAATAGATTATGATGTGGAGAAAAAGGCTATATTGGCTgtctaaatgtaatgtgttaaTTATACAACAAAGGAAAACACATACATGGATCACTACCAAAATTACAGCAGGTGACTTGGTCATAATCACATATTTTACTCGTATTTGTAATAAAACAGGAAATAACATTTCCTAACATTTGACATTTCTCCTTTTAAAATCAATCAATAAATTACATAGCCTAAACCCAGTATATAAACCCATCTGTCAATCTATAGAAAGCCTATCTAATTGAATTTAATTGAATTCACTTACAGTGACAATTAATTATATTGAAACAAGATTAGGGTAAAAGGATACAGTCATCAGAAGGCCACCAAAGAGGAACATGAAGACGAAGTCAGCAGTGCGACCCCTGAAAGAACCCTCTTCCAGCATACGACAGTATCGATATCTGAAAGTCACGCTTAAGGACATCTCTCCACCATAAAGCAGCTGGTAGTTCATCTACCAAAACAGGGGCCTAATTCAAAGCAAATACAGTATTCCATTTCCTTGTGAAAATGGAGGACCTGTGACAGCAAGTCTGTGTGGATAACTTTGTATACATGTCTACaactagttcaagttcaagtcttttatttgtcaggtacacagaacaacacaaggttagactgggcactgaaattcttaagacaagacaacgcaagcacctggcataccataacatataagtacacggaacaaatttacatctatgctgagcttaaataagtgaaacttcctaaatatacagatagcaataaatagtacactatactaaccctaaatgcacataaaacctatttcaaccctataacctattctaacctaagtggagtacagtacaatagtgcagatttgcagatcagtgactatgtcaatgaccatacaggagcctggtggcgaggtaactaccacaaaacaaacaacaaacaacatatgcAAATGCCGGTTTTCAAAGAGGCATG encodes the following:
- the derl2 gene encoding derlin-2, coding for MAYQTFQQEYLQIPVVTRAYTTACVLTTAAVQLELITPFQLYFNPDLILRNYQVWRIITNFLFFGPVGFNFLFNMIFLYRYCRMLEEGSFRGRTADFVFMFLFGGLLMTIFGTFVSLVFLGQAFTIMLVYVWSRRNPNVRMNFFGLLNFQAPFLPWVLMGFSLLLGNSIIVDLLGIAVGHVYFFLEDVFPNQPGGGRWLKTPSFLKMLFDTPEDDANYNPLPEERPGGFGWGEGQRLGG